CCGCAGAGACATCTCCAACTGAGCAGCACACTTGCAGAGCAGTTGTGGTTGCGTAGTCAGGTTCATAAAGTCGTTGTCTTGGATGAATCTTCGCGTCCACTGGGGCCCCTTGTTGTAACAAGAGTCGAACATCTTCCAGCTTTGACGGGACTTCATCACAGGTCGGTCTCTTGTTAAGAAGTGTTAACAAGCACCCACTAAGCTCTTCTACATTTGAACTAGTCCCCGAGATAGCGGCACCCATAATTGGTTGAGTACGAGAGAAACTTATTTTGCGTTTGCTATGACGACAGCCGCCATGTTATCAGCATTGCACAGGAGCCCAACACTTTGCAATATTTAAACACAGGAGTCCCACACTTCGCAATATTTCAACACAGGAGTCCcacaaaatgtaacattacaTCTCGGACATCTTCGAATTTCTGAGGTGATAAATGAAGAAAGCTTCGACTATACTGGGTCAGCACgcagcaccccccccccccctcctcccaccCCAATATTGTCAGAAATTATAAATAGATGACAAATACAGCTACAGCTCTCTTATACCTACAAAAGTGTTAGAGGTTTAGAggtagaagaagaaaaaaaaaaagaaaaccatAAAAAAGCATTATTCTTGGCCGAGTATAGAACTAGATAGAAACAAACCATAATCTCGTTATCATCACTTAATTAGCTTGCTGCCTTTTAGCTTCAACGTTTAGCTAGATACTAGtccctttgttttgttataGTTTACATTGTggattacaaaaaaaaatctcccaattattcaaaaacaaataacaataTAAGCAAACAAAAGTGACAAGTAGGTTTGTTTTGATACGTTAACTTCTAGTCATCAGTAGCACACTGATTCAGATATAGCTAAGCGTAGACATGCTCTTCTACCAGTCCGTTACATCCTCAGACGGTGTAAATGACGTAAGAGTTCAGGTTATTTGCCCTCTTATCGTCAATTGGCCCCTCCTTATATGGAAAGAGGTGACACGGAAAACACTGGGACCAGTTGATTCATTACGTATGCATAACCGGGGTGGTTCGCCAAAGAATGACGGAAAAAATGGAGTAAATATGAAACTCTCGAACCTAGATTAGTGCTTCTACCAATGATTAAAATGGTGAGTAGGTTTTGTTGATGTAGCtgtcgtcgttgttgttgttattgtagTTCCGTTGGCGTTTTTATGTGATTATGATTCCTTGATGTTGCCACCAGTTTGTGTTTTGGCGAAAAACTGCAATTCGGGAAATGGTTAAATTTATTGACGTTTGCAACACCCTTTCAAAGAGTAGATGTGtttatttatagaaaaaaatgataaatagaCTTTTTCACACACAAGTCAATAGGTTAATCTTATTCTGGTGATAGACAGCTTAGAAAAATACGAATACACATTAAAAACACAATTCCACGTTTTTTGTAAAGAGCTTTAACAAGCCAACCCCTTTTGAAACACAACTTCTCGAGAGCGACCCTCAAAGGTGGGAGAAGACAGGATGTTGTACACATATGATAGAGCATTATAAGATGACATCATTACAGATTATACGGAATCATCCTATAGTGATTTGAAATTACCATGGTGATAACGATCACATGATGAAGGCATAGGGTCAGGTCGGCTTGGTCCTGATGTGTTACATCCTGCCTCTATATTCTTATTAAACGTGTAAATCTCCTTtttcagcggcgtagccaggattttaacaagAGGGGGCCTAAAAGGGACTTTTAACGCATTCTTcgctgtattttagataatgtctcatacatttactttatttttggctgctaaaagggggggccgggccccctaggccatccccctggctacgcccctgcttCTAGTTTAGATGAGTCAAACTAACAATTTTATCCGCCCCAGTGCCGTAACGCCTAAAAGGAACCAGAGGGGCCCGGACCTTTAAGTGTGTATTTCTaagattataaggaaatgaccagtaggggcgtagATGTGTCCCCTAGTTTTCTCAATGTCCCTGTAAGGTGCCCCTGCGGCTCTTCGCCCTCTTTAAATTTTACATTACTACTATATCGTTGCAAGTCTAGTCTGAGAGCGTCAACCAACGCATACGTAGTGCAAGATGACTCAGTGTTGTTCGATGAAAAGGATTTTTGTTATAGCCAACTAAGACGTGGGGTGATCAATTGATAGTGTCGGCTCGAGTAGTTACGTTATCTTTTAAATGTGTAAAAACAATCATTACTTCAGAATAGACTTGACAAGCCATAAGGACGTAGTTATTCCACTAAATCATGGCCTAAAATATGCTACGGGACTGGGTCTCGTTTCTGGAAACACCCGAGatcgggtgtttcgagaaacgggcgcctgGTTACGCCGCACATCGCGTTCTTGGTGTTCCTGCAGCCCTTGTGCAGTCGACACGCACAGGTGATGCTTACAACGGGTACCAGCTAACGAGTATTTACCAATACACACACGTCAAAAGACCGGAAGAAAAAGAGTATTAACAGAAAATATGTCTATGGAAATACCAAGTCACGATTGTGGAAATTTCGACTTGACTGCTGTCACCTGTTCGCTTTTAGATCTAGCGAGTGTTTACAAGTGGGAGGACGTCTAGATGCGCTGCTCGGTGATAATCCTGGCTGGGGCTGTACTTGCCCTGCTTGTGTCTCATTCAGGAGGTGAGTTATCGTATAAGCTGTGAATACTGCGGCCTTATTCACTCGGTTTCCAtttggacgtaagcgcaagggCAACACACGTAATTTCCTGATTCTCACTAGAACGCAAGCGCAAGCGGGAGCGCAAtagaacgcaactgcttgattttcttgcgcttgagcttatgtttgaccgattctcacttgtgttccgcttccgtttgcgcttacGCGTGCgttctagtgagaaccaaccttaaacTTTATGAGTGCGTTGTTTAGGGGTGGTATTTAAAAGAAGTCGTCGTTGAAGTTGCTTTTGCGGCCTGTTTAATTTCTGTCTGCTTTACTTTCAAGCTCGTTCTGTGAAACATCAACTGGAAAATGCACCAAAAGCTAGACCCGATGTCCACAAGAAAAGCCATCTTTACCACAGCAAATCGCACAAGCGGCATATCAGGAAAAAGAAACAGTACATTATACCGGGACTTGGCGGATACGGCTATGGCATGGGTGCGCTAGGAATGGGGGGAAACGGACTCACCTATGGGGCCACGCCTGGAGCTAGTTACGGATATGCGCAGAGTGACGCACTTGGTCAAGGACTGGTACCGAGTCAGAGATTGGTATCTAGTCCGAACTATGGCTACAGCAACCAGGCAGCTATGATGCCTGTCGAAAGCGCTACGCAATCAAGGCAGAGCCTGCTGAACAGCTATAGTGCGGGCGCAGGAGGCCTGGCGGGGTACAGTCCAGGTTACTCAGCGGGCGCCAATACCGCTAGCTATGCGTCAGACCCTTCGTATCAATCCAGTCTGTCAAACGGTCTTGGCTCGAGCCTATCAAATGGCATGAGCTCGAGTTTATCTAACGGGTTAAGTTCGAGTATGACGAACGGTTTTAGCTCGAGTTTATCAAATGGCATGAGCCCGAGTTTATCACAAGGATTAAGTTCTAGTCTGTCCAACGGTCTAAGCTCCTATACTGGCGGTAGCGACACAAACGGACTAGGCTCTCTGGCAGCTGGTTACAGCCAAGGCACGGGGAGTGATCTGAATGGAGGGGGACTGGGACCAGGGAAAATATCTGCGTCAGCACTAAGCGCAGGGCTTGACTCACCGAATGGAATCTCAAACGTCGCCAACTTCCTAAGCAGTGAGAACACAGCTTTTGATTCAGACTCACAGAACCAGTTACAGAAACTTCTCTCAAGCAACCAGGATCTAAATGCCTTGAGCCAGCAAGTAAACTCGCCTTCCTCTCTGGCGCAGTACCTTAGCAACCAAGGCTCACCTTCTACTGGGAGCCAATCACTGGAGAGTCAGTCCCAGTCCACCGGGTCACAGTCTTACGGTCAGCAGTCAGCTCTGGAAGCCGAAGCACAGGCGTTTAATAATCAGCTAAGTCGGCTAACATCAGGAAAGCTGAACTTAGAGGAATTACAGCACAGTTCGAGTAAGTTAGCATCTACAGAGCCACAGCTTTATATATTATGTAGGTCTTTCTGGGACACGTTCTGTCGCTCATTTCCTGTAATAAATTGTTACGGCGTTTGTAGCTCCATCTGGCCAGTAAGGCCTAGGGCGCGTTTTTCttctatcattctggaatgggaattgttggtagagaatgttcagaatggcattcgcGTCATTCTGCTACAGATATGTAGCAGAATGACGCTACAGATGCTGCTACAGATATGTAGCAGAATGTAGCAGATATTCTAttcattctcattccggaatcacgagtaaaaaaaacccGCCCTTATATTACATCACTTGAAGTTTGTGAGCTTATACACTGATCTTGATCTGATGGTGTACTGCTTTTCCATTGCGATGTTTGTTAATACCATAATCATCAGGACTTGATAAATCACTGTGTTTTTCGTGAGATTATATTCTTATCTTTATAGGACTTGCTGGAGATACACAATCATTCAACAGCGCTTTAGGGCATCTATCGTCTAGTAAGATAAACCTACAAGGAAACGACCACGCAAGTACGATCCTCTGAGCTGCATTTCCATTCTTCTTTTTTCCCGCAATCTCGCGCATAATGCTGTTGCTTCGTTTCTTTCTCACGAATCACTTTATAAACAATTTCTACTCCCTCCCTAGATTATGGTGAGAATGGAATCAACGAGCTTGGGCAGCTTGCTAACACAGGACTGTCTGACAGCTCCATACAGAGACTCATTGGGCAACTGCTAGCCGGACAAGGTGGCGGCTCCCACGAAATGGGAGGAGGAATGGAAGAAGGCGCAGGGGGaatgggtggtggtggcggtgccGGTGGTGGTGGCGAGTTTGACGATGTGAGCTATAGATCGTTTACCATACGTCCTTGCCATTGAGTTACCGAGGCCtgtttgttatttcttttctttataaaGTAACATTGACAAATGTTTTGGggttttaaatttattttaatactTCCCAACATAAGCACCTTGTGCTAAGCTAAAAAGGTATCATTACCATAAAACGGCCTTGTATGTTTGCCATTTTCTCCTAGGACCTGCTAAGCAGATTTAGTGTCGTTAGCAGCCAATTCAATGAATGCCCATCCGATCTTAAAGTCATAATTTGTTCCGATTTGCAGCAGAGATTCGAGGACGCGCAGTCACCCGAGGAGGAACAGCCAGGATTTTTGAACTCCATGTTGGACGGTGGTGGTATTGGTCATACAATTCACGTCCACGCCAGCGACAAGCCGCGCCCATCTAAAGTAAGGCCTTCGAAGTTCAGGGCCTCGGAGAAAGCATTCAGAGTTCAACTCAAAGCAAAAGAAGAGCACCAACTGAAACTTAAACAGTTGAAGGAAAAACTTAGAAGATTAAGGGCAAAGTTGCATAAGTTGAAAGACGACTATGATTCTGAAGGTATGTTCCTCCATTAAGATTTTCGTGCAAGGGGAGTACAACACCGTCCAAAATTCCAGACGCAACAATGTTGGTAAACGGTCCAGCATCATTCGTACCCACCAGCATTCCAACCCCCACACCATCATGACACCCTCTCCAACCCTATTATCACAACTCTCTTTGACCCGACAAGATACACCTATTTTATTAAACGTCGTTGCAAATGGAGAATGGCAATTAGTCAATGGAAGTTCTAAGAACAATCACTGCTACTGTGtataattatttgaaaaattaaacaTGATATTATCGGAAAAAATTATCCacacttttttttctacattCAGTAGAAATTTGACGAGTTCCATGGTTCTTTTTTGATAGCAGAACTGCCATTTAACGATtggcatttgccatttgcactgacaacatattttgaaataggtgtatatggCTGGGatgctttattttattataatctAATTCTATATATGGAATATAAGTTTGTTTTTGCGCTtaaagataagaaaaaaagacaagacTTGCTCTGGAGTTTGTTTTACAAGATGATCTTCCCGTGTATGTTGTAGATTATGAAGATCAGCAATCTGATTTGTCTGAAAAGTCGGAGATGCAAACTCTGAATGATCTGAAAGTAGCCACCGAGCAAGCTATCAGGGACTTACAACACGAGGTTGTCAAGGCTGCTTCTAAACGCAAAGGTTTGTAGCTTCATTGATCCCGTACTTTCCTCCACACGTACTTTGCGAGCCGTGCGTCTGAGAGGCAGAGACAAATTACtatcgaatccgttgtatcgcgacccgcatTTTGAAAACaccgatttgttttggttttctgtacCGTCAGTAAATctattctgagccaatcagaatctcgctttgtgcacttccctgcctattctctggacgaaaaccagacagtgtcgcgacagaaagccaggcaactgcactagtgatggcaagaatctgattggcttagaacaatttgactggcggaacagaaaatcccaaaagacaaaacaaaccgcgatacaacggattcgacagtaaggTTCTTGTGCTTCTTTTCAAGCTTCGCTTCAAACTTAGGATATTGCAAAGCCCGCACCACATTAGTGGTGTTTGACTATTAAACCTTTCGCAAGCACGAGGGCAACGAGTAAAGGGacacggaaaaaaaaacaattgagtTAATTCTAAACTGACCCATGACAGAACGTGCAAATGGAGTCGAGAATAATATTTGTGATATCCTCGTTTTCAGGTGTCAGGAAGCTCATCTTCGTTCACAAATTCACCGACTCTTCCGAGGGTAGTGGTAAAGCTGTTGCTGCTAAGAAGGCAAAAAACGGTCTTGAAGACCAGGGAAGTGATCTTCTAGAGCTGATTGAATCTGACGAGAAAACTGGCTCAAGTAAAAGCAGCGTTAAACACAAAGACGACACCTCGTCACTGACGCAATTAGAAAAGCAAGCGGAGCAGGAGGTCAACTTCCTCACGCGGAAAGATCCAAAAGGTGTGGCACTTGTTAGAATGGAGGGGGGAGGTGAATAAAATAAACCTTAGTTCCAACGACAAAGGTATTTTAGTTCAGGATACAACATGTGAGAATCCTTGGAAAACTTTGTAGAGCATGTACTAGGCTTATGAAAAAAGCAGACTGTTAAAAAGCATTgcaaagcaagaaaaaaactaaaccGCGGTATTATAAAGTAAATGTTGCACTAAACTGATCTCTTTTGTGGCACTGCATGTAGTCGTGAGGCACCAACAAGGGGAATTACGTTTCAAAGGTATGCTGCCTCGATAGACATAATTGCTGAAAGACACGCTTTCTCTGACGCACATATCCAGATGGCAAAAATGGTCATACATCCAAGTCTAAGACGCTGTTGAGCTATTGTGCTGTGTCTTGTCAGGCCTTACGTCGTACCGCCTTTTGTTCTGTGTCGCACCTTGGCTAGTATCGTATGTTCTGATATCGTACCTTTTTCTGTATCTTGTGGAATCGTGTGTTCTGTTCGTAGCTTCTCTATATCCCAGTACCATGTCTTGTCTTTGTCGTTCTTTTTTCTGTGTCACGTGCTCTGTGTCGTCCCTTGTTCTGTGTCACGTGTTCTGTATGCCTCTTTCTTGTTCTGTATCGCGTGTCCTATGTCGAACTTGTTCTTAGCGTGCTCGTGTATCGTTCCTTGTTCAATATAGTGTGTTCTGTATGTCGTTCCTTGTTGTACATTGTCGTTCCTTGTCGTACATTGTTCTGCATCGTAGGTTCTGCGTAATTC
The sequence above is a segment of the Nematostella vectensis chromosome 2, jaNemVect1.1, whole genome shotgun sequence genome. Coding sequences within it:
- the LOC5525262 gene encoding uncharacterized protein LOC5525262 isoform X4, which encodes MRCSVIILAGAVLALLVSHSGARSVKHQLENAPKARPDVHKKSHLYHSKSHKRHIRKKKQYIIPGLGGYGYGMGALGMGGNGLTYGATPGASYGYAQSDALGQGLVPSQRLVSSPNYGYSNQAAMMPVESATQSRQSLLNSYSAGAGGLAGYSPGYSAGANTASYASDPSYQSSLSNGLGSSLSNGMSSSLSNGLSSSMTNGFSSSLSNGMSPSLSQGLSSSLSNGLSSYTGGSDTNGLGSLAAGYSQGTGSDLNGGGLGPGKISASALSAGLDSPNGISNVANFLSSENTAFDSDSQNQLQKLLSSNQDLNALSQQVNSPSSLAQYLSNQGSPSTGSQSLESQSQSTGSQSYGQQSALEAEAQAFNNQLSRLTSGKLNLEELQHSSRLAGDTQSFNSALGHLSSSKINLQGNDHANYGENGINELGQLANTGLSDSSIQRLIGQLLAGQGGGSHEMGGGMEEGAGGMGGGGGAGGGGEFDDQRFEDAQSPEEEQPGFLNSMLDGGGIGHTIHVHASDKPRPSKVRPSKFRASEKAFRVQLKAKEEHQLKLKQLKEKLRRLRAKLHKLKDDYDSEDYEDQQSDLSEKSEMQTLNDLKVATEQAIRDLQHEVVKAASKRKGVRKLIFVHKFTDSSEGSGKAVAAKKAKNGLEDQGSDLLELIESDEKTGSSKSSVKHKDDTSSLTQLEKQAEQEVNFLTRKDPKVVRHQQGELRFKEHKQANVLNPGLHIHVPEPMMEDGQTHSKILKHKSSKSSGGESMFSDGSSSDGLGGLSELLKKKNPRKTSRHSRGYFSIGCWRDEPDRALASMESIFPILDGADYKNRRFSVRKCAQVARVQGFPAFAVENGGQCLGGKNIMQKYHKYGASHECRRDGKGGPWSMEVYKFTVATSLEGRRGEIPRFGGSLMPQAREIFYQAT
- the LOC5525262 gene encoding homeotic protein female sterile isoform X3; translated protein: MRCSVIILAGAVLALLVSHSGARSVKHQLENAPKARPDVHKKSHLYHSKSHKRHIRKKKQYIIPGLGGYGYGMGALGMGGNGLTYGATPGASYGYAQSDALGQGLVPSQRLVSSPNYGYSNQAAMMPVESATQSRQSLLNSYSAGAGGLAGYSPGYSAGANTASYASDPSYQSSLSNGLGSSLSNGMSSSLSNGLSSSMTNGFSSSLSNGMSPSLSQGLSSSLSNGLSSYTGGSDTNGLGSLAAGYSQGTGSDLNGGGLGPGKISASALSAGLDSPNGISNVANFLSSENTAFDSDSQNQLQKLLSSNQDLNALSQQVNSPSSLAQYLSNQGSPSTGSQSLESQSQSTGSQSYGQQSALEAEAQAFNNQLSRLTSGKLNLEELQHSSRLAGDTQSFNSALGHLSSSKINLQGNDHANYGENGINELGQLANTGLSDSSIQRLIGQLLAGQGGGSHEMGGGMEEGAGGMGGGGGAGGGGEFDDQRFEDAQSPEEEQPGFLNSMLDGGGIGHTIHVHASDKPRPSKVRPSKFRASEKAFRVQLKAKEEHQLKLKQLKEKLRRLRAKLHKLKDDYDSEDYEDQQSDLSEKSEMQTLNDLKVATEQAIRDLQHEVVKAASKRKGVRKLIFVHKFTDSSEGSGKAVAAKKAKNGLEDQGSDLLELIESDEKTGSSKSSVKHKDDTSSLTQLEKQAEQEVNFLTRKDPKEHKQANVLNPGLHIHVPEPMMEDGQTHSKILKHKSSKSSGGESMFSDGSSSDGLGGLSELLKKPMQKLAYTLTPSEKNPRKTSRHSRGYFSIGCWRDEPDRALASMESIFPILDGADYKNRRFSVRKCAQVARVQGFPAFAVENGGQCLGGKNIMQKYHKYGASHECRRDGKGGPWSMEVYKFTVATSLEGRRGEIPRFGGSLMPQAREIFYQAT
- the LOC5525262 gene encoding uncharacterized protein LOC5525262 isoform X1 codes for the protein MRCSVIILAGAVLALLVSHSGARSVKHQLENAPKARPDVHKKSHLYHSKSHKRHIRKKKQYIIPGLGGYGYGMGALGMGGNGLTYGATPGASYGYAQSDALGQGLVPSQRLVSSPNYGYSNQAAMMPVESATQSRQSLLNSYSAGAGGLAGYSPGYSAGANTASYASDPSYQSSLSNGLGSSLSNGMSSSLSNGLSSSMTNGFSSSLSNGMSPSLSQGLSSSLSNGLSSYTGGSDTNGLGSLAAGYSQGTGSDLNGGGLGPGKISASALSAGLDSPNGISNVANFLSSENTAFDSDSQNQLQKLLSSNQDLNALSQQVNSPSSLAQYLSNQGSPSTGSQSLESQSQSTGSQSYGQQSALEAEAQAFNNQLSRLTSGKLNLEELQHSSRLAGDTQSFNSALGHLSSSKINLQGNDHANYGENGINELGQLANTGLSDSSIQRLIGQLLAGQGGGSHEMGGGMEEGAGGMGGGGGAGGGGEFDDQRFEDAQSPEEEQPGFLNSMLDGGGIGHTIHVHASDKPRPSKVRPSKFRASEKAFRVQLKAKEEHQLKLKQLKEKLRRLRAKLHKLKDDYDSEDYEDQQSDLSEKSEMQTLNDLKVATEQAIRDLQHEVVKAASKRKGVRKLIFVHKFTDSSEGSGKAVAAKKAKNGLEDQGSDLLELIESDEKTGSSKSSVKHKDDTSSLTQLEKQAEQEVNFLTRKDPKVVRHQQGELRFKEHKQANVLNPGLHIHVPEPMMEDGQTHSKILKHKSSKSSGGESMFSDGSSSDGLGGLSELLKKPMQKLAYTLTPSEKNPRKTSRHSRGYFSIGCWRDEPDRALASMESIFPILDGADYKNRRFSVRKCAQVARVQGFPAFAVENGGQCLGGKNIMQKYHKYGASHECRRDGKGGPWSMEVYKFTVATSLEGRRGEIPRFGGSLMPQAREIFYQAT
- the LOC5525262 gene encoding aspartate, glycine, lysine and serine-rich protein isoform X6; the protein is MRCSVIILAGAVLALLVSHSGARSVKHQLENAPKARPDVHKKSHLYHSKSHKRHIRKKKQYIIPGLGGYGYGMGALGMGGNGLTYGATPGASYGYAQSDALGQGLVPSQRLVSSPNYGYSNQAAMMPVESATQSRQSLLNSYSAGAGGLAGYSPGYSAGANTASYASDPSYQSSLSNGLGSSLSNGMSSSLSNGLSSSMTNGFSSSLSNGMSPSLSQGLSSSLSNGLSSYTGGSDTNGLGSLAAGYSQGTGSDLNGGGLGPGKISASALSAGLDSPNGISNVANFLSSENTAFDSDSQNQLQKLLSSNQDLNALSQQVNSPSSLAQYLSNQGSPSTGSQSLESQSQSTGSQSYGQQSALEAEAQAFNNQLSRLTSGKLNLEELQHSSRLAGDTQSFNSALGHLSSSKINLQGNDHANYGENGINELGQLANTGLSDSSIQRLIGQLLAGQGGGSHEMGGGMEEGAGGMGGGGGAGGGGEFDDQRFEDAQSPEEEQPGFLNSMLDGGGIGHTIHVHASDKPRPSKVRPSKFRASEKAFRVQLKAKEEHQLKLKQLKEKLRRLRAKLHKLKDDYDSEDYEDQQSDLSEKSEMQTLNDLKVATEQAIRDLQHEVVKAASKRKGVRKLIFVHKFTDSSEGSGKAVAAKKAKNGLEDQGSDLLELIESDEKTGSSKSSVKHKDDTSSLTQLEKQAEQEVNFLTRKDPKEHKQANVLNPGLHIHVPEPMMEDGQTHSKILKHKSSKSSGVKDLASIFASRTHVQTPQHTNVNTTTSLESHMQELRRDMTYRPNETPH
- the LOC5525262 gene encoding ice nucleation protein isoform X2; this encodes MRCSVIILAGAVLALLVSHSGARSVKHQLENAPKARPDVHKKSHLYHSKSHKRHIRKKKQYIIPGLGGYGYGMGALGMGGNGLTYGATPGASYGYAQSDALGQGLVPSQRLVSSPNYGYSNQAAMMPVESATQSRQSLLNSYSAGAGGLAGYSPGYSAGANTASYASDPSYQSSLSNGLGSSLSNGMSSSLSNGLSSSMTNGFSSSLSNGMSPSLSQGLSSSLSNGLSSYTGGSDTNGLGSLAAGYSQGTGSDLNGGGLGPGKISASALSAGLDSPNGISNVANFLSSENTAFDSDSQNQLQKLLSSNQDLNALSQQVNSPSSLAQYLSNQGSPSTGSQSLESQSQSTGSQSYGQQSALEAEAQAFNNQLSRLTSGKLNLEELQHSSRLAGDTQSFNSALGHLSSSKINLQGNDHANYGENGINELGQLANTGLSDSSIQRLIGQLLAGQGGGSHEMGGGMEEGAGGMGGGGGAGGGGEFDDRFEDAQSPEEEQPGFLNSMLDGGGIGHTIHVHASDKPRPSKVRPSKFRASEKAFRVQLKAKEEHQLKLKQLKEKLRRLRAKLHKLKDDYDSEDYEDQQSDLSEKSEMQTLNDLKVATEQAIRDLQHEVVKAASKRKGVRKLIFVHKFTDSSEGSGKAVAAKKAKNGLEDQGSDLLELIESDEKTGSSKSSVKHKDDTSSLTQLEKQAEQEVNFLTRKDPKVVRHQQGELRFKEHKQANVLNPGLHIHVPEPMMEDGQTHSKILKHKSSKSSGGESMFSDGSSSDGLGGLSELLKKPMQKLAYTLTPSEKNPRKTSRHSRGYFSIGCWRDEPDRALASMESIFPILDGADYKNRRFSVRKCAQVARVQGFPAFAVENGGQCLGGKNIMQKYHKYGASHECRRDGKGGPWSMEVYKFTVATSLEGRRGEIPRFGGSLMPQAREIFYQAT
- the LOC5525262 gene encoding aspartate, glycine, lysine and serine-rich protein isoform X5, coding for MRCSVIILAGAVLALLVSHSGARSVKHQLENAPKARPDVHKKSHLYHSKSHKRHIRKKKQYIIPGLGGYGYGMGALGMGGNGLTYGATPGASYGYAQSDALGQGLVPSQRLVSSPNYGYSNQAAMMPVESATQSRQSLLNSYSAGAGGLAGYSPGYSAGANTASYASDPSYQSSLSNGLGSSLSNGMSSSLSNGLSSSMTNGFSSSLSNGMSPSLSQGLSSSLSNGLSSYTGGSDTNGLGSLAAGYSQGTGSDLNGGGLGPGKISASALSAGLDSPNGISNVANFLSSENTAFDSDSQNQLQKLLSSNQDLNALSQQVNSPSSLAQYLSNQGSPSTGSQSLESQSQSTGSQSYGQQSALEAEAQAFNNQLSRLTSGKLNLEELQHSSRLAGDTQSFNSALGHLSSSKINLQGNDHANYGENGINELGQLANTGLSDSSIQRLIGQLLAGQGGGSHEMGGGMEEGAGGMGGGGGAGGGGEFDDQRFEDAQSPEEEQPGFLNSMLDGGGIGHTIHVHASDKPRPSKVRPSKFRASEKAFRVQLKAKEEHQLKLKQLKEKLRRLRAKLHKLKDDYDSEDYEDQQSDLSEKSEMQTLNDLKVATEQAIRDLQHEVVKAASKRKGVRKLIFVHKFTDSSEGSGKAVAAKKAKNGLEDQGSDLLELIESDEKTGSSKSSVKHKDDTSSLTQLEKQAEQEVNFLTRKDPKVVRHQQGELRFKEHKQANVLNPGLHIHVPEPMMEDGQTHSKILKHKSSKSSGVKDLASIFASRTHVQTPQHTNVNTTTSLESHMQELRRDMTYRPNETPH